The DNA window GTTTCTCTGGGATCTGCTTTCTCCTGTTCAGGTCATCTCTTATTCTGGATGTTTTGTTCAGGCTCAAGTAATCATCTCATTTGTCTTCAGTGATCTGtctattctttcagtcatggcgtatgacagatatgtggctATATGTCGACCACTGGAGTACCACTGTgtaatgtcaaagaaaaaactCTCTGCTATAGTCTGTTTCTCTTGGATGACACCCTTTTGCATGGTGGGTATGAATGTGTCTCTAACATCTAGATTCAAGTTATGCAGCCCATATATCTCCAGATTATATTGTATGAATTGGACGATTGCAAAACTTGCCTGTTTCCCAGCAGAAACAGCAGTTAACaacatacttacatacataaCAATAATCTTTTACTTATTTCATGGCATACTCATAGTTCTATCTTACGTATACCTCATTAAAACATGTGCAAATTCTATTGAAAACAGGGCAAAGTTCATGCAAACATGTGTGCCACATTTGATCTccttattcatttttcttgtaaCTATACTTTCTGATGTAATGATCATTAGATATGGTTCAAAAGATTTACCTCAAGcctttaaaaactttgttgCAGTAGAAATTCTTGTCATACCTCCCTTAATAAATCCATTAATTTATGGTTTCAAATTGACCAAAATTCGAAACAGAATTCTGGTTGTCATTaccttaaaaactaaataacTTCTGTGTTGTATTAAGGAAACTTACAGTCTTATGTCTGATGTTCTTCCTTAGATGTGCACTATTTAACCCCCTGTTTGCTGTGGCTGTTGGAGTGACTATAATATCCTATAATACTATAATATGAGTGTTTGCACATTCAGCAAAGTTGAGCTTGTTAAACCTTGAAGAATGTCTGAAATTTGCATTGATATTTGGGGATTGAATATGTTTCAATTTAGAGAGTGGAATCACATGTATTAGTCTTATTTGGAGACTCTTGTAAAATATTGACAGTTAGATGTTGTGCTCTTTATTAGCTTAATTTTGAATATGCACATTATTCATATTTAGTGAATGGTGAACTTATTCATTCAAAATCTAGACGTAGCACTCCTTTGATGTTTTGGCAATTAACAGGGATAACCATCctgaaatctttaaaatgttatctctaacagtgtgtgtttattttgtcttttgagtTTTGCTTAGTTACTTTATAGCAAGATTCTGAATTATTGTCCCTAACTCACCTTTGAATAACAGCTTGAAAGCATCAAGCctcaaatacaaataaaccattcaaatgcaaatgatATATATTTCACTATTTACTTAGCACAaaattttttttctaacttaaATAATACTATGGGTACCCAATGAGTTACCAAATCAAGCGTTGCAGGCTTGTGAAGCTTGGGATCTAGAAGTCAGGAACACAATGTCCACTGCTCCAATGCTTTGAGAAAACACTTGCTTCAATGGCTTCAACCCTTGCCGACAGCACGCCGAGCCACAAAAAGGAAAGAGTCCTCTAGCTCATCCGAGATGTCTGGCAACCAGaatcctctgctgtctgctgtatACCTCAGTCCCTTGGTCTGAGTATACTTAACTTAGCAGTCCAGACGAGGTATATCCAGTGTATCCGAGCAGGCCACGCTTGTACTAAATCTGTGACAAAAAAGCTAGCACTAACTGCTAGCTTCCTGCCGGACATTGGTGGCTCAGTCTGAGTTCTCCGAATTAACTGAACTTAACACAACTACACTGCTGTACAATGTCTCTGTGAGAGTCACTTGTCGTTCATCTACAAACACTTGCAATAGTAACGCTTATTGAACGGGTTGTCCATGTAAAACTATAGCTGTGCGGAGCATATCTCAACGTGTCATCTCACCgttggttttattttcacttcctcactgtcacacagcggtgaggtttgtcttgtcttggttttcgtcttgtgaacttcctgttttattttgaaaattaactctcctctcgttttcCCCCCTCCAACACTCTAgtgcagtggtgtcaaactgatccagtaaagggccatgtggctgcaggttttcattccaaccaagcaagcacacctgatttggatcaggtgtgttctcagccaaccaagcaagaacacacctgatccaaatcaggtgtgttcttgcttggttggctgattggttggctgatccaaatcaggtgtgttcttgcttggttggaatgaaaacctgcagccacatggccctttactggatcagtttgacacatgtgcTCTAGTGCATCGTAGACCCAGCAGAAAGGACAGAGTGAGCCACTGAAGGGGCTGTCATGTCCAAACGATAAAACCGAACAAAAGTGCGCGGTGATGACCAACTGGCTGCAGAAACTCACAGAAACAGCTTTAAACAAGACCCTTGCTGCTGTATGCTATGGAGATAGCCTCCACAATCCAATGGGAAAGCCGCTGCTTGGACAGCGCCTTGCCCTTAGCTGGATTagcaaaacatacaaacaactGGTTGCATAAACGCACACCCTGGGTGCGGTCTATGTAAGTGCGTAGTACATGCACAGGGCACAAGGAATGtaacctcctctgctcttcagaTGCAAATGGAGGGGGGCAGTAGCTCAAGAGCTCAAAAGTCATAGAGCTATAGACTGTGGGGATAATCTTAGGCAAATATGCTGCATTCGGAGATGTAGCCTTAGATCCATCCAGAGTGAACTTGGTACAAGGGGGTTGCACAGACAAAGCATGAAGGTTGCCCACTCACTTTGCAGAAGTCAAAACAAGTAGTAGTGCAGTCTTGTGTGAAAGAAATTTCATATCTGCAGACTCAATAGGCTCAAATGGGGAGAGCCTCAAGCACCAATGCTAAATCCCACGAGGGAACGCTGGCTTTAAACACAGGCCTCAGCCTGCGGACTCCCTTCAGGAAGCACATAGCAAGAGGGTGAGTGCCTGGCGTCACTCCATCAAGACCAACCTTGCGATCAGGATCATTGCCACCACATTTGGGGGCAGACCCTGAGCTATCAAATTGGACCTCTCAACAGGTAGGCATGTAGTCACTACAGCTCTGAGCATGGGTGAatcacctctcctcctgccttgGAGAGGAGGTCCCTGTGAAGAGGGAGCTGCCAAGGCATTGCTGCCAGCAGACTGATTATCTCGGAGTACCACAACTTTGCTGGCCAGTGAGGATCCACGGGGTTCAGGGAGAGGCCCTGCTAGCGCACCCCCTCCAGAACAGACAAAATCATTTCCACCAGGGGAAATGCATACAGCGGTGTGTTGGGCCATGTGTGCGCTAGCACATCCATTCCCAGGGGGACGTTGCGGTCTGTTATGGAAAAGAACATGGAGCAGTGGGTATTTGCTCTGGAGGCAAAAAGATCCACTTCCACCCTGCCAAAGTGGTCCCATATCTGAGCCACCATCAGTGGGTGCAATCTCCACTCCCTCACAAGAGGACCTCCCCCTGGAGAGAAGGTCTGTCAGCTGTAAAATTGTCTGGAAACGCAGTTTGCATCCCAACTGAAATTGAGCAAGgcagcagtgaaacacagcCACCCAGTGCTCTGACATACATGCTCGGCTGGAAATGAAGCCAAGCTGACTGACTCGGGGTCAGTGAACTTTTGTGTAGATTTACTGAAAAGTCCAGCATTTGGATGTGCGACAATGCCTTTCTCCTGGAACGGAGCCTACGCAGCCTTGACACATTTGGTGAATGTTCAGGGAGCGAGTAATAAGCCGCAGCCTGCCACCACAGTGCGGGTCAGTGGTTTGTTCCACGTTGAGGTGAGCTCCGCAACAAAATCAGGGATCATGGGCAGGCTGTTCCTGACAGTCATTGGTTTGGGAGGAAGGAAAAACCCGGAGAACCGCGACAGCTTCTGAGCCGGTGGAAGAGAGGCCCAGTCCACTTCCAGTTTCTTATCTGCACGGTGGTACAGTGAAAGGAAGGATGTGTCGACCTGGTCAACAGGCGCAGCAGCATACTGACCTGACGACAGCGGGTCCTGTTCATACTCCATCCAGGCCGATGTCCAGCACGTCATCACCCTCATGGTAAGAGGCTAGCCTGGGTAGCAGCTGGCTAGTGCCCTCCGAGCTAGCCCGTCAGCACAGTCCATGTGGTCTGCCCAGCTCGACCGAAGCCAAGTCCCTCGACTCGGAGAGGAGGGGGTCGTGCCATTCAATGGCCTTTCCAGGGCTGAGTTCTGGAGAAGACTTAACCTTGGCTTGCTTAGGCTGAGCGCTCATATCAAGACACGAAAACGGGAGTAAGCAGACGAAATTAGCACTTTGAGGGTAGCCAGCAGCtaacaccaacagcagcagttaaGCTAATTTCAAGCCAGCAGTAGCCACAACAAGACCAAGCTAACTCGCAGCAGCTAGTTAGCCTGACTCGGTAAAGGCGTTCTTACGAGGTGAAGAGCGTAAGAACTGAAAGAAGACTGTGGCGGTGCACGTATATATGTGCAGGCGGGTCCTCACATATGTCACCAAAGGTCATCTGCGGTAAAGGCATGAATAGAGGTGTCTTCAGTTAGGCCACGTGGGGGGCATGATATCCCATACTATATGTGTTGAACCGAGAGAATCAACTGAAACGGAACAATACCGCGCTCAAGGTTCAACATAATAGACAGTTGAGTTTTTGTTATCAAGTCATATGAAACCTTGCAATAGGAGGCAAGCATTATTTGGActaataaaagcaaaaactaaGAGTGACCACACAACTGGCCACTCTAAAGCATTATTTCTGAAACTGAAGCAAGTAGCTACTTTATTGACACACTGTGCTGAAGAAATCATTTTCTAAGTTGTGAAAATTATACATTTGATTTTTCTTCAAGAATGCTGCTCTCTAGTTGCCATGAAAGTctatattgttattttcacGTGCTGCAGTTACAGTAGACTGCATCACCCTGAAAATGAGAGGATTGATTGGCTGGTTTGGACTCCCAGCTTGTGTGTCGATATAGTCAGACAAGATAGTAATAcgtgaggagagagagcagacactgTTAGTGACAGAGTTACTCTTCACAGGAAGAACACGTTTTCGAACCACGATGGATAATATTTCTCAAATAAGAAcgttttttctttcaggtttcAATGAAACAAATAACCATAGATTTactctcttctttctcactttaatgtgttactgtgtgatttTGCTGGTAAATATTTCTGTCATTGTGACCATCATCATGGATAAAAACCTGCATGAACCAATGTATATTTTACTATGTACTTTTTGCATGAATGCACTTTATGGGACAGCAGGTTTCTACCCCAAGTTTCTCTGGGATCTGCTTTCTCCTGTTCAGGTCATCTCTTATTCTGGATGCCTTATTCAGGCCCAAGTAATATACTCATTTGCCTGCGCTGATCTGTCTATTCTTGCTGTCATGTcatatgacagatatgtggctATATGTCGACCACTGGAGTACCACTCTGTCATGTCAAAGCAAAAGCTCATTATCTTAGCGTGTTTCTCTTGGATAACACCTTTTTGCATTAatgctttaaatatttttacaacATCTAGATTAAAGTTATGCAGCCCATATATTGTCAGAATCTGTTGTGTGAATTGGATGATTGTTAGACTTGCTTGTTTCCCAGCAGAAACAGCGGTTAATAGCATAGTTGCTAACATAATAGTgatcatttatacatttcatgGTGTTTTCATAGTTCTATCCTACATTTATCTTGTTAAAACATGTGTAAATTCTATAGAAAACAGAGCAAAGTTCATGCAAACATGTGTGCCACATTTAATCTCCTTACTCACTTTTCTTTTGACAGGACTTTTCAATGTGTTGATTATGCGAATCGATTCAGAAGATTTACctcaaacctttaaaaactttgtttcTATAGAATATCTTGTCATACCTCCCTTAATGAATCCTCTTATTTATGGTTTCAAATTGACCAAAATTAGAAACAGAATTCTGGTTGTTCTTGCTTTGAAAACTAAATGACTTTTGTCCCATATATTTTAAGGAAACTTCAAGTCATATATCTTATGTTCTTCTATTAAACGCACTGCTTATCCAGGCTGCTGTACTGAGGTTACATATAATATCCTCAGGTGGTTTTGCACATTTAGCAATTGTGAGCTCAGTAATACTTGAACAACATCTAGTTAACCtaaagatttaatttttttactcAAATTTGTGCTCATATGTGTGTCACTTTTTAAGTGATGATGATAACGTGTTGTTGTGCTCTTAATTTGCATGTTCACATTAATGTTCACGAAAATGTACAAGGTCAAGTAAGTGTTTGCTTTCTTGTATTAAGATATAAAATGGATTCAATAAAATTTGAAATGTATATCTTACTCCTTCTGTAGCACATTTGTTGATGACCTGCATGTGATAAGTTCAAGATCCAGTGTGAATGATTTAGTGGCATCTGGTGTTTAGACTGCAGATGGCACCCAACTATAAGTGATTACACACGAGTGAAAACATAGTCATGAGAAAAATATTGAAGTTCTGCCAATAGAGCCCCATAAATCCTCCATGTTGGAGCTTTAACACTGAGAAGGAAAAGGAATATTGTgcgaagataaaaaaaaactcatgagAACAGCTCCCCTTAAAACAACACACGACCACTGAACCTGTGGAACTAAGACCCAGAGCttaagaaaagaaataagacTGTTTGAAAAAGGAGAATGTGTTGAAGGACTAGGGaggtcaaaaaaataaaaagaaattaggATCAGCTTTGAAATTAAAAAGTCGTATGGTTAGCCTTTGGACAAACTTGCTATTGAAGGAAAGGTCAGTTTTACACTTTATTCAGGGCCTTTGTCATATAGACAGTGTTAGCCCTCACAACTTTTCACTAGTACTGCT is part of the Acanthopagrus latus isolate v.2019 chromosome 9, fAcaLat1.1, whole genome shotgun sequence genome and encodes:
- the LOC119026081 gene encoding olfactory receptor 1019-like, coding for MMDNVSQITMFFLSGLNETNKHRFILFFLILLCYCVILLVNISVIVTIILDKKLHEPMYIFLCTFCMNSLYGTTGFYPKFLWDLLSPVQVISYSGCFVQAQVIISFVFSDLSILSVMAYDRYVAICRPLEYHCVMSKKKLSAIVCFSWMTPFCMVGMNVSLTSRFKLCSPYISRLYCMNWTIAKLACFPAETAVNNILTYITIIFYLFHGILIVLSYVYLIKTCANSIENRAKFMQTCVPHLISLFIFLVTILSDVMIIRYGSKDLPQAFKNFVAVEILVIPPLINPLIYGFKLTKIRNRILVVITLKTK
- the LOC119026046 gene encoding olfactory receptor 142-like, producing the protein MDNISQIRTFFLSGFNETNNHRFTLFFLTLMCYCVILLVNISVIVTIIMDKNLHEPMYILLCTFCMNALYGTAGFYPKFLWDLLSPVQVISYSGCLIQAQVIYSFACADLSILAVMSYDRYVAICRPLEYHSVMSKQKLIILACFSWITPFCINALNIFTTSRLKLCSPYIVRICCVNWMIVRLACFPAETAVNSIVANIIVIIYTFHGVFIVLSYIYLVKTCVNSIENRAKFMQTCVPHLISLLTFLLTGLFNVLIMRIDSEDLPQTFKNFVSIEYLVIPPLMNPLIYGFKLTKIRNRILVVLALKTK